A single window of Rhodococcus jostii RHA1 DNA harbors:
- a CDS encoding ATP-grasp domain-containing protein: MTEHVLVVGSGRDLPGRVRDALPGTQTSVICRLEFVAKLRRLTEHSRVIAVRHDAPDEEWIALASAAHAEHPFTRIATFGERDQDRCAAIGEALGLSTHSRRTVTSVHDKNAMRAALRESGVDATASAVVADVEALRTFAFEHGFPCVVKPVRGAGSAGVAVVREEGALAAAYARAGGDFDGLTTSGVLVEQFHEGPQFSVEAFSECGEHQIVAVTRKFSDPATFVELGHVAPAALSTTQEERIHTYVTSVLDAVGVEFGATHTEIVLTPTGPRVIETHVRMGGDEIPGLAVDATGVDLADCVVRQTIGEKVLPGIRAVLAVERPAHCSAIWFAAAPVAGVLTDVSGIDDARNVDGVTDAQLLVRPGGAVSVLESSDSRVAYARAVGDTAEQALDAAREAMSRLEFQVRVAPANTVTV, from the coding sequence ATGACTGAACACGTCCTCGTCGTCGGCAGCGGCCGCGACCTCCCGGGCAGGGTCCGTGACGCCCTCCCCGGCACACAGACCTCGGTGATCTGCCGACTGGAATTCGTCGCCAAGCTTCGCCGTCTGACCGAGCACTCGCGGGTGATCGCCGTGCGGCACGATGCGCCGGACGAGGAATGGATCGCCCTGGCCTCGGCCGCACATGCGGAGCATCCGTTCACCCGGATCGCCACGTTCGGTGAACGCGACCAGGATCGCTGCGCCGCGATCGGGGAGGCCCTCGGCCTGTCCACCCACTCACGCCGCACCGTGACGTCGGTCCACGACAAGAACGCCATGCGCGCCGCGCTCCGCGAATCCGGCGTCGACGCCACCGCCTCCGCTGTCGTCGCCGACGTGGAGGCGTTGCGCACCTTCGCGTTCGAGCACGGGTTCCCGTGCGTCGTCAAACCGGTGCGCGGCGCGGGCAGTGCCGGAGTGGCCGTGGTTCGGGAGGAGGGCGCACTGGCTGCGGCGTACGCGCGCGCAGGGGGCGACTTCGACGGCCTGACCACCAGCGGGGTGCTCGTGGAGCAGTTCCACGAGGGCCCGCAATTCAGTGTGGAGGCCTTCTCGGAGTGCGGCGAACACCAGATCGTCGCCGTCACCCGCAAGTTCTCCGACCCGGCGACCTTCGTCGAACTCGGGCACGTGGCACCGGCAGCCCTCTCCACGACACAGGAAGAACGGATCCATACGTACGTGACGAGTGTGCTCGACGCAGTCGGCGTGGAGTTCGGTGCAACCCACACCGAGATCGTGCTCACCCCAACCGGTCCCCGGGTGATCGAAACCCACGTGCGGATGGGCGGCGACGAGATACCGGGCCTCGCCGTCGACGCCACCGGCGTGGACCTCGCCGACTGCGTCGTGCGGCAGACCATCGGGGAGAAGGTCCTTCCCGGGATCCGGGCCGTCCTCGCGGTGGAGCGGCCCGCGCACTGTTCCGCGATCTGGTTCGCCGCCGCACCCGTCGCGGGTGTTCTCACCGACGTCAGCGGCATCGACGACGCCCGGAACGTCGACGGCGTGACCGACGCGCAACTCCTGGTCCGCCCGGGCGGGGCGGTCAGCGTCCTGGAGTCGTCCGATTCGCGTGTCGCATACGCACGCGCGGTCGGGGACACCGCCGAGCAGGCGCTCGACGCCGCCCGGGAGGCCATGTCACGCCTCGAATTTCAGGTGCGCGTGGCCCCCGCGAACACGGTGACGGTGTGA
- a CDS encoding MFS transporter encodes MNARVRRLGDALLPDSPAGRTLAVGAGIDSLGTGMFFASFALYFIGVVGLTANQIALATTTAGALALLAPVPLGRLADRVGPGRFYVALLLVRGIGYGCFALVSDFTGYLVLTVLLTAADRASSPIQQAVVTAVIGGRDRTRTMATIRAIRNVGLTAGFLLAGVVFVTGTSAAFTALFLGNGISFVVIAFAVRLVLRRTGTVVQRTPLPADPGPGGTAVRSPFHDWWFMVFTVGNGVLSLYDTVLIVLLPIWVIGYTSVPLAWVPVLMAVNTVLTVVLQVYVARFADGMSAATRLLTWTGALMAFCCGALTVGQTADTGPAIAAVVVAVVALSIAENIHSVAAWELSAELSPQPAVARYLGAFSLGMTGQKVLGPTVLVVVLLPAGLLAWPVLAGTFGAAALVSRTAARRSLAERARTKELPAGDHPALSPFSLLEVKK; translated from the coding sequence GTGAACGCCCGCGTGCGGCGGCTGGGCGATGCGCTGCTCCCCGACAGCCCGGCCGGTCGCACGCTCGCCGTCGGCGCCGGCATCGACTCGCTGGGCACCGGGATGTTCTTCGCGTCCTTCGCCCTGTACTTCATCGGCGTCGTCGGTCTCACCGCGAACCAGATCGCCCTGGCCACCACGACAGCGGGTGCGCTCGCGCTGCTCGCCCCGGTGCCCCTCGGCAGGCTGGCCGACCGGGTTGGGCCGGGCCGGTTCTACGTGGCCCTCCTGCTGGTACGCGGCATCGGATACGGATGCTTCGCGCTCGTATCCGACTTCACCGGCTACCTCGTGCTCACCGTGCTGCTCACCGCGGCCGACCGGGCGAGCAGCCCGATCCAGCAGGCCGTCGTGACGGCGGTGATCGGCGGCCGCGACCGGACCCGGACGATGGCCACCATCCGCGCCATCCGGAACGTGGGTCTCACCGCGGGGTTCCTGCTGGCGGGCGTCGTCTTCGTGACCGGCACGTCCGCCGCGTTCACGGCGCTGTTCCTCGGCAACGGAATCTCGTTCGTGGTCATCGCGTTCGCCGTGCGGCTCGTACTCCGGAGGACGGGAACGGTGGTGCAACGCACGCCTCTCCCCGCTGATCCCGGGCCGGGCGGAACGGCGGTGCGCTCGCCGTTCCACGACTGGTGGTTCATGGTCTTCACGGTCGGCAACGGTGTGCTGTCGCTGTACGACACCGTGCTGATCGTCCTACTCCCGATCTGGGTCATCGGGTACACGTCGGTGCCGCTCGCGTGGGTGCCGGTGCTCATGGCGGTCAACACCGTGCTGACCGTGGTCCTGCAGGTCTACGTCGCCCGGTTCGCCGACGGCATGTCCGCAGCGACCCGACTCCTGACGTGGACCGGGGCGCTGATGGCCTTCTGTTGCGGTGCACTCACCGTCGGCCAGACGGCCGACACCGGTCCGGCGATCGCCGCCGTCGTCGTTGCGGTGGTGGCACTGTCGATCGCCGAGAACATCCACTCCGTGGCCGCCTGGGAACTGTCGGCCGAGTTGTCCCCGCAGCCGGCCGTGGCCCGCTATCTCGGCGCGTTCAGCCTCGGCATGACGGGCCAGAAGGTGCTCGGCCCCACCGTTCTGGTCGTCGTCCTGTTGCCGGCCGGTCTCCTGGCGTGGCCCGTCCTGGCCGGGACGTTCGGGGCCGCGGCTCTGGTCTCCCGGACGGCGGCGCGTCGCAGTCTCGCGGAACGCGCACGGACGAAGGAACTCCCGGCCGGCGACCATCCTGCACTGTCTCCCTTCTCGCTACTCGAGGTGAAGAAATGA
- a CDS encoding branched-chain amino acid transaminase: MELIPTSTVWMDGEFVAWDQAQVHVLTPSLHYGWGVYEGIRAYATDRGPAVFRLRDHLRRLHDSARVYLMDPGWSVDELTEISLELLRRTGLDSGYLRPIVYLGYGSMGVAPALDTARVAIAAWPWGSYLGETADQEGCRLVVSSWQRNGVHSVPPLAKATGAYVNSALAKVGALRAGYDDALMLTSTGHVAEASAANIFAVRDGELVTPPVGDNILPGLTRDTVITLARDLGITVREQSVTRSELYVADEAFLTGTAAEVVPVASVDDRPVAAGGCGPITKQLRDVFHDVVRGREPTYRHWLEFA; this comes from the coding sequence ATGGAACTGATCCCGACCAGCACCGTCTGGATGGACGGTGAATTCGTTGCCTGGGACCAGGCCCAGGTCCATGTGCTGACACCGAGTCTGCACTACGGATGGGGTGTTTACGAGGGCATCCGGGCCTACGCGACCGACCGCGGTCCGGCCGTGTTCCGGCTGCGCGACCACCTGCGACGGCTGCACGACTCGGCACGGGTGTACCTGATGGACCCCGGGTGGTCGGTGGACGAGCTCACCGAGATCTCGCTCGAACTGCTGCGCCGGACGGGCCTGGACTCCGGCTACCTGCGACCGATCGTCTACCTCGGCTACGGCTCGATGGGTGTCGCGCCCGCGCTGGACACTGCCCGGGTGGCCATCGCGGCGTGGCCGTGGGGTTCGTACCTCGGCGAAACCGCGGACCAGGAAGGCTGCCGACTCGTCGTCAGCAGCTGGCAACGCAACGGTGTCCACTCGGTCCCGCCGCTCGCCAAAGCGACGGGAGCCTATGTCAATTCGGCTCTGGCCAAGGTCGGGGCGCTGCGCGCCGGTTACGACGACGCGCTGATGCTCACCTCTACCGGGCACGTGGCCGAAGCGTCCGCCGCGAACATCTTCGCCGTCCGCGACGGTGAGCTGGTCACCCCGCCGGTCGGCGACAACATCCTGCCCGGTCTCACCCGTGACACCGTGATCACGCTCGCCCGCGACCTGGGGATCACGGTGAGGGAACAGAGCGTGACCCGCAGCGAGCTCTACGTCGCCGACGAGGCGTTTCTCACCGGCACGGCCGCCGAGGTGGTCCCGGTGGCGTCGGTCGACGACCGACCGGTGGCGGCAGGCGGGTGCGGCCCGATCACCAAGCAACTGCGCGACGTCTTCCACGACGTGGTCCGCGGGCGTGAGCCCACCTACCGGCACTGGCTGGAGTTCGCATGA
- a CDS encoding GNAT family N-acetyltransferase: protein MTSTHTDIDGFTGHVLPRGARPTAADFAGIADPDIIWEDARWWRFTERTDLHEVRYLEVRADGRTVAVAPLLITARPGGLLFYDAPRLAGTAGPMAEPELLDHPDRLRWAELAAALSGAREDQYPSVALATFGNHHGVAHAPGRSHDQRRAVMAALPGLLDQAGDELGCRSVALLYVGAPDADDVDGSATRAGYTAALLGAEGVQDLSGHSWPEYVASLSKRRRARLRKEVADYTAAGLRTVVRWGPEAIDEDVVALQVAHRAKYGLPGGEDRVRRDFDAVRAELGDSCVVLGAEVDGRLVGFVLYLRTPDALFARTAGFTPGIRGCYLTLTYHETARWAVEHGIRRVHYGLAAYEAKIARGCSLRPRWGWFAFRGEGADKYREALTLQSRSIERRLDLVGAPAVPVPSRRPAATEPKAEQWN from the coding sequence ATGACCTCCACCCACACCGACATCGACGGGTTCACCGGCCACGTCCTGCCCCGCGGCGCCCGCCCGACCGCCGCCGACTTCGCGGGCATCGCGGACCCGGACATCATTTGGGAGGATGCGCGGTGGTGGCGGTTCACCGAACGCACCGACCTGCACGAGGTGCGTTACCTCGAGGTGCGTGCGGACGGCCGGACCGTCGCGGTCGCGCCGCTGCTGATCACGGCGCGGCCAGGGGGCCTGCTCTTCTACGACGCGCCCCGGCTGGCGGGAACCGCAGGGCCGATGGCCGAACCGGAGTTGCTCGATCACCCCGATCGGCTGCGCTGGGCCGAGCTGGCCGCGGCGCTGTCCGGTGCCCGCGAGGATCAGTACCCGTCGGTGGCGCTCGCCACGTTCGGAAACCACCACGGTGTCGCGCACGCGCCCGGCCGTTCGCACGATCAGCGCCGCGCGGTCATGGCGGCCCTGCCCGGCCTGCTCGACCAGGCCGGTGACGAACTCGGCTGCCGCAGTGTGGCATTGCTGTACGTCGGAGCGCCGGACGCCGACGATGTGGACGGGTCCGCCACCCGCGCCGGGTACACGGCGGCGTTGCTGGGCGCCGAGGGTGTGCAGGACCTGAGCGGCCACAGCTGGCCGGAGTACGTCGCGAGCCTCAGCAAACGCCGTCGCGCCCGGCTCCGCAAGGAGGTCGCGGACTACACCGCCGCCGGCCTGCGCACGGTGGTCCGCTGGGGTCCCGAGGCGATCGACGAGGACGTCGTCGCCCTCCAGGTCGCGCACCGGGCCAAGTACGGACTGCCCGGCGGCGAGGACCGCGTACGACGCGATTTCGACGCCGTCCGTGCGGAATTGGGCGACTCCTGTGTGGTGCTCGGCGCCGAAGTCGACGGTCGCCTCGTGGGTTTCGTGCTCTACCTCCGCACCCCCGACGCGTTGTTCGCCAGGACCGCGGGCTTCACCCCGGGGATTCGTGGCTGCTACCTGACACTGACCTACCACGAGACCGCGCGGTGGGCGGTGGAGCACGGCATCCGTCGCGTCCACTACGGCCTCGCCGCCTACGAGGCCAAGATCGCCCGTGGCTGCAGCCTGCGACCCCGCTGGGGCTGGTTCGCCTTCCGCGGTGAAGGCGCCGACAAGTATCGAGAGGCTCTGACACTGCAGTCGCGCAGCATCGAACGGCGGCTGGACCTGGTCGGCGCACCGGCAGTCCCTGTCCCGTCCCGGCGGCCCGCCGCCACCGAACCGAAAGCAGAACAATGGAACTGA
- a CDS encoding ATP-grasp domain-containing protein has protein sequence MILALISPRAAGLPFAQWLPEMRGRLVAVCAAGTDPGEGFAEIVTVSDYHDDDAVLAAARELARRHRPTAVFALAEVDVERAAGLRGELGLPGLDTATAGAYRDKILMKELAQAAGLLVPAFAPVLHPADIVDFMADNPGRVVVKPRSGSGSTGVYVLDSPAEATGLADIVTATPYEVEEFVDGAVHHVDAFRVAGDPVAAIASRYTGQGCLEHWTNAPFGSRSVDTTDPVCARLVDETWQLVDALVSPPTVCVHAEFFVTAGGDIVLCEVAARIGGGPIPTMLRHVLGIDPRHLWARVECGLPIDLDAVRDRVAAAPHAAFYGVPPRRGRVLRLPDAPPGVHDFTLNTHIGDDWTHARYNERKSADFLAYWVVTDSDFTALGNRLIATAEQVSAGFDWDRAESEDAA, from the coding sequence ATGATTCTCGCACTGATCAGCCCGCGCGCCGCCGGGCTGCCCTTCGCCCAGTGGCTGCCGGAGATGCGCGGACGGCTGGTGGCGGTCTGTGCCGCCGGAACGGATCCGGGTGAGGGATTCGCCGAGATCGTCACGGTCAGCGACTATCACGACGACGACGCCGTGCTGGCCGCCGCTCGGGAACTCGCCCGACGGCACCGGCCGACCGCGGTCTTCGCCCTGGCCGAGGTGGACGTGGAGCGGGCCGCCGGACTGCGCGGCGAACTCGGCCTCCCCGGCCTGGACACCGCCACGGCAGGCGCCTACCGCGACAAGATCCTGATGAAGGAATTGGCGCAGGCCGCAGGGCTTCTCGTCCCGGCCTTCGCGCCCGTGCTCCACCCGGCGGACATCGTCGACTTCATGGCCGACAACCCGGGCCGCGTCGTCGTCAAACCGCGCAGCGGTTCCGGCTCCACCGGCGTGTACGTGCTCGATTCGCCCGCGGAGGCAACCGGACTCGCCGACATCGTCACGGCCACACCGTACGAAGTCGAGGAATTCGTCGACGGCGCGGTGCACCACGTGGACGCGTTCCGCGTAGCCGGAGACCCGGTGGCCGCCATCGCATCCCGCTACACCGGCCAGGGGTGCCTCGAGCACTGGACCAACGCCCCGTTCGGCTCCCGGTCGGTCGACACCACCGACCCGGTCTGCGCGCGCCTGGTGGACGAGACCTGGCAGCTCGTCGATGCACTCGTCTCGCCGCCCACCGTCTGCGTGCACGCCGAGTTCTTCGTCACCGCCGGCGGCGACATCGTGCTCTGCGAAGTGGCCGCGCGAATCGGCGGCGGGCCCATCCCGACGATGCTCCGCCACGTCCTGGGCATCGACCCCCGGCATCTCTGGGCGCGGGTGGAATGCGGGCTGCCGATCGACCTGGACGCGGTCCGGGACCGGGTTGCGGCCGCCCCGCACGCAGCGTTCTACGGCGTGCCGCCGCGCCGGGGCCGGGTGCTGCGACTGCCGGACGCACCGCCGGGCGTGCACGACTTCACACTGAACACCCACATCGGGGACGACTGGACCCATGCCCGGTACAACGAGCGCAAGTCGGCGGACTTCCTGGCCTACTGGGTGGTGACCGACTCCGATTTCACGGCGCTGGGAAACCGGCTGATCGCGACCGCCGAACAGGTCAGCGCCGGATTCGATTGGGACCGCGCCGAAAGCGAGGACGCAGCATGA
- a CDS encoding Ldh family oxidoreductase: protein MIHEIPNTTSLIDEQEARWLASTALVEAGVPEDDADLVAAALVDTSLRGIDTHGLRLLPQYLDELATGVANAAACPTVVRDRGAGLLLDADGALGVLAGLAATRLAADRAKAFGVAAVGVRNSNHFGAASVYTRHLAGQGMIGIAVTSAASRVAPYGGVEPLFGTNPISVAAGTGDDGLALDMATSQVCFGEVKHRRAEGRPLGSGWATDRGGLPTAEPDEAYALSPLGGYKGQGLAMAVTLLGAVLTGSPPDWQLEQVGEGTPGRSRGVGHFVLALDPGAFSGHAHFAAGLADLLDTVRGSTPATGTPVVAPGDPQRAHERERRVRGIPLDPRTAEIFATLETTFDGLAVTRKEASR, encoded by the coding sequence ATGATCCACGAGATACCGAACACCACTTCGCTGATCGACGAGCAGGAGGCCCGCTGGCTCGCCTCCACCGCACTCGTCGAGGCGGGAGTGCCGGAGGACGACGCCGATCTGGTGGCCGCCGCGCTCGTCGACACCTCCCTGCGCGGCATCGACACCCACGGTCTGCGGCTGCTGCCGCAATACCTGGACGAACTTGCGACCGGAGTCGCGAATGCGGCCGCGTGCCCGACCGTGGTCCGGGACCGTGGAGCCGGACTGCTGCTGGACGCGGACGGCGCACTCGGCGTGCTCGCCGGACTCGCCGCCACCCGCCTGGCAGCCGACCGCGCCAAGGCCTTCGGCGTCGCGGCGGTGGGTGTGCGCAACTCCAACCACTTCGGCGCGGCGTCGGTGTACACCCGGCACCTGGCCGGGCAGGGGATGATCGGTATCGCAGTCACGTCCGCCGCCTCCCGGGTCGCTCCGTACGGCGGCGTCGAGCCGCTGTTCGGCACCAACCCGATCAGCGTGGCCGCGGGTACGGGGGACGACGGGCTCGCCCTCGACATGGCCACCAGCCAGGTATGTTTCGGCGAGGTGAAGCACCGCCGGGCGGAGGGGCGACCACTGGGCAGCGGCTGGGCCACCGACCGCGGTGGGCTGCCCACCGCGGAACCCGACGAGGCGTACGCGCTGTCGCCCCTCGGCGGCTACAAGGGACAGGGCCTGGCAATGGCGGTCACTCTGCTGGGGGCCGTGTTGACCGGGTCGCCGCCCGACTGGCAGCTCGAGCAGGTCGGTGAGGGAACGCCCGGCCGAAGCCGAGGGGTCGGCCATTTCGTCCTCGCCCTCGATCCCGGAGCGTTCAGCGGGCATGCGCACTTCGCGGCAGGGTTGGCAGACCTGCTCGACACCGTCCGCGGATCGACGCCCGCCACCGGGACACCGGTGGTGGCCCCGGGCGATCCGCAACGCGCCCACGAGCGCGAACGGCGGGTGCGGGGAATACCGCTCGACCCCCGGACGGCGGAGATTTTCGCCACGCTGGAAACAACTTTCGACGGATTGGCCGTGACAAGAAAGGAGGCTTCTCGATGA
- a CDS encoding GNAT family N-acetyltransferase — MKVTAHEISLTQRHLWRSAREAIPVQRGLVVEVEQDGLAGFGEASAFMTDRYNSGLDRMHADLRRIAPLLIDLGPDDPFAVWRALSAELPDSPFVLAALDTAVHDLRARLVGVPLWQALGLERPRELRSSFSIGLDETEVMVRKLRERPGWSAYKIKLADPGDLTVVKELRCHTNAPFYVDGNCGWELSRLLPVLPGLQELGVQLIEQPFPRSAWRDARILKERSQIPVIADESIASPQDLDACTDAFDGINVKPMKAGGITPSLALLRRARERGLITMLGCMPESAAGVSATAHLGGLADHLDVDAIDLLAVNTGSGLTLDRAGRVTLPDRPGSGYLPDPVAHGWRVRPVPAADVRPIRHTVLRPGQPAETCVYPEDAHAGTRHFATLVAGRPVGVASLYHEDPPETHAVPGLLPGRGWRLRGMATLEEVRGTGAGATLLRTVLTNAALAGADAVWCNARTTAAGFYVKQGFRILGPEFDIPGIGPHVFMHWSAS; from the coding sequence GTGAAGGTCACCGCGCACGAGATCAGCTTGACGCAACGGCATCTGTGGCGCTCTGCCAGAGAAGCGATTCCGGTGCAGCGGGGCCTGGTGGTCGAGGTGGAGCAGGACGGTCTCGCCGGGTTCGGTGAGGCATCCGCGTTCATGACCGACCGCTACAACTCCGGCCTGGACCGGATGCACGCAGATCTGCGGCGGATTGCGCCGTTACTGATCGACCTGGGTCCCGACGACCCCTTCGCCGTGTGGCGAGCCCTGTCCGCGGAGCTTCCCGATTCGCCGTTCGTCCTGGCCGCCCTCGACACCGCGGTGCACGATCTGCGGGCACGCCTGGTCGGTGTGCCGCTGTGGCAGGCCCTCGGACTGGAACGTCCGCGCGAGTTGCGCTCCAGCTTCAGTATCGGGCTCGACGAGACCGAGGTGATGGTCCGCAAACTCCGTGAGCGGCCCGGATGGTCGGCGTACAAGATCAAGCTCGCCGATCCGGGAGACCTCACCGTCGTCAAGGAGCTTCGCTGCCATACGAACGCACCGTTCTACGTGGACGGCAACTGCGGCTGGGAGCTGTCCCGACTGCTCCCCGTCCTTCCCGGCCTGCAGGAACTCGGCGTGCAGTTGATCGAGCAGCCGTTTCCGCGCTCGGCGTGGCGCGACGCCCGGATCCTGAAAGAGCGCAGCCAGATCCCGGTGATCGCGGACGAGAGCATCGCGTCGCCGCAGGACCTGGACGCCTGCACCGACGCGTTCGACGGCATCAATGTCAAGCCGATGAAGGCCGGAGGAATCACCCCGTCCCTCGCGCTGCTGCGCCGGGCCCGTGAACGGGGTCTGATCACCATGCTCGGCTGCATGCCCGAATCCGCGGCCGGGGTGTCGGCCACGGCCCACCTCGGGGGACTGGCCGACCACCTGGATGTCGATGCAATCGACCTGCTGGCGGTGAACACCGGCAGTGGACTGACACTCGACCGGGCCGGCCGCGTCACCCTCCCGGATCGTCCCGGTTCCGGCTACCTCCCCGATCCGGTCGCCCACGGCTGGCGGGTGCGGCCGGTGCCCGCTGCCGATGTGCGACCGATCCGCCACACCGTGCTCCGACCGGGTCAACCGGCCGAGACCTGCGTCTACCCCGAGGACGCGCACGCCGGCACCCGGCACTTCGCCACCCTAGTCGCGGGGCGCCCGGTCGGCGTGGCCTCGCTGTACCACGAGGATCCCCCCGAAACGCACGCCGTGCCGGGTCTTCTCCCCGGCCGGGGGTGGCGCCTCCGCGGCATGGCCACCCTGGAGGAGGTCCGCGGCACCGGTGCAGGGGCAACACTTCTGCGCACCGTCCTCACGAACGCCGCGCTGGCCGGCGCCGACGCGGTCTGGTGCAACGCCCGCACCACCGCCGCCGGCTTCTACGTCAAGCAGGGCTTCCGGATTCTGGGCCCGGAGTTCGACATCCCGGGCATCGGGCCCCACGTCTTCATGCATTGGAGTGCTTCATGA
- a CDS encoding KamA family radical SAM protein produces MTVLDLDTRTALAPRSISGDRLRKLVAERTGDPILGHEAHVVSQVLPFKVSSYVVDELIDWGRAPDDPIYRLTFPHRDMLEIEHFDLIERAVAQGDRGTVRQAVDTVRAALNPHPGDQLSMNVPQHDDIDGSGMQHKYAETLLVFPRQGQTCHSYCGYCFRWAQFVDTPDLKMAMSGPEAMTRYLDLHPGITDVLLTGGDPLVMRTELLASYLEPLLEPEREHVETIRIGTKAVSFWPYRLLAGPEADDLLRLLERLTAAGKHVAMMLHLSHVAELQTDAARTALARLASTGAVLRAQAPVVRHVNDDPRTWADLWQAQVRNRVVPYYMFVERDTGARPYFGLPLARAVDIYREALQRVSGLGRTARGPVMSASPGKVVVDGVVDLDGGRAFALRFLQARRPDLVGKPFFAKYDEHAQWWDDLRPHGPRDREFFGTGGTA; encoded by the coding sequence ATGACCGTGCTCGATCTCGACACCCGCACAGCCCTCGCTCCGCGATCGATCAGCGGCGACCGGCTCCGCAAGCTCGTCGCCGAACGAACCGGCGACCCGATCCTGGGGCACGAGGCACACGTGGTGTCCCAGGTGCTGCCGTTCAAGGTCAGCAGTTACGTCGTCGACGAGCTGATCGACTGGGGCCGTGCGCCCGACGATCCGATCTACCGCCTGACCTTCCCACACCGCGACATGCTCGAGATCGAGCACTTCGACCTGATCGAACGGGCTGTGGCGCAGGGAGATCGGGGCACCGTCCGGCAGGCGGTCGACACGGTCCGGGCCGCGCTGAACCCGCATCCCGGCGACCAGCTGAGCATGAATGTTCCGCAGCACGACGACATCGACGGTTCGGGCATGCAGCACAAGTACGCCGAGACGCTGCTGGTGTTCCCCCGCCAGGGGCAGACCTGCCACAGCTATTGCGGCTACTGCTTCCGCTGGGCCCAGTTCGTGGACACCCCCGACCTGAAGATGGCCATGTCCGGGCCGGAGGCGATGACCCGGTACCTCGACCTGCACCCCGGTATCACCGACGTGCTGTTGACCGGCGGCGATCCGCTGGTCATGCGGACGGAGTTGCTGGCCTCGTATCTGGAGCCGCTGCTCGAACCTGAGCGGGAACACGTCGAGACGATTCGGATCGGCACGAAGGCTGTCTCGTTCTGGCCGTACCGGCTGTTGGCCGGGCCGGAAGCCGACGACCTGTTGCGGTTGCTCGAGCGGTTGACCGCCGCGGGCAAACACGTCGCGATGATGCTGCACCTGTCGCACGTCGCGGAACTGCAGACCGATGCTGCCCGGACAGCGCTGGCCCGGTTGGCGTCGACCGGCGCGGTGCTCCGCGCTCAGGCGCCGGTGGTGCGTCACGTCAACGACGACCCGCGAACGTGGGCCGACCTCTGGCAGGCGCAGGTCCGAAACCGGGTCGTGCCCTACTACATGTTCGTCGAGCGGGACACCGGTGCGCGACCGTATTTCGGTCTGCCGCTGGCGCGAGCGGTCGACATCTACCGCGAAGCGCTGCAACGGGTCTCCGGACTCGGGCGGACCGCGCGGGGTCCGGTGATGTCGGCGTCACCGGGGAAGGTCGTGGTCGACGGCGTCGTCGACCTCGACGGCGGACGTGCGTTTGCGCTGCGGTTCCTGCAGGCACGCCGGCCGGACCTGGTCGGCAAGCCGTTCTTCGCGAAATACGACGAGCACGCGCAGTGGTGGGACGACCTCCGCCCGCACGGCCCGCGCGACCGCGAATTCTTCGGTACCGGAGGGACCGCGTGA
- a CDS encoding AurF N-oxygenase family protein produces MIIDDLQCSDADGLVHLPGLPSFDPADEAENAVISRLAGNWHRRSTVKRDEPDLDELFDAGRADYPEGIVPFRDHPTWQAMPDAMRSRLLSWAWIAYNRHTVIAEQRVANPAFALVMDGEFPGLGGQDMDIALAQAMVDEQYHTLMHINASALTRRKRGNPFPDSALPESHTSRTHRRLRAHAAERWQRSLTTLAFATVSEISINAYLDLLADDHDIQVVNSTTAKLHNRDEYCHASISDEMAKLVYDVLDPVKRRFFLDMLVAGLDAFVATDYSTWEAIFRIEKVTGWEKMLADVRAEKSGARLVRDYSGLYSLMSDMNVLGDVDFDWGLAVTGK; encoded by the coding sequence ATGATCATCGACGACCTGCAGTGCTCCGACGCCGACGGGCTGGTGCACCTCCCCGGACTGCCGTCGTTCGACCCCGCCGACGAAGCCGAGAACGCCGTTATCAGCCGCCTCGCCGGCAATTGGCACCGACGGTCGACGGTGAAGCGCGACGAGCCCGACCTCGATGAGTTGTTCGACGCCGGCCGGGCCGATTACCCCGAGGGAATCGTGCCGTTCCGCGACCATCCGACGTGGCAGGCGATGCCCGACGCGATGCGGTCGCGGCTGCTGAGCTGGGCCTGGATCGCGTACAACCGGCACACGGTGATCGCCGAGCAACGCGTCGCCAACCCGGCGTTCGCGCTCGTCATGGACGGGGAGTTCCCGGGTCTCGGCGGCCAGGACATGGATATCGCCCTCGCACAGGCCATGGTCGACGAGCAGTATCACACCCTGATGCACATCAATGCGAGTGCGCTGACCAGACGTAAACGGGGGAACCCGTTCCCCGACAGCGCGTTACCCGAATCGCACACCTCACGGACGCACCGTCGGCTGCGGGCCCATGCCGCCGAACGCTGGCAGCGCAGCCTGACCACGCTGGCCTTCGCCACGGTGTCCGAGATCTCGATCAACGCGTATCTCGATCTGCTCGCCGACGATCACGACATCCAGGTGGTCAATTCCACCACCGCAAAACTGCACAACCGGGACGAGTACTGCCACGCATCCATTTCCGACGAGATGGCGAAGCTGGTGTACGACGTGCTGGACCCCGTCAAACGCCGATTCTTCCTGGACATGCTGGTCGCCGGACTGGACGCGTTCGTCGCCACGGACTACTCGACGTGGGAGGCGATCTTCCGGATCGAGAAGGTCACCGGATGGGAGAAGATGCTCGCCGACGTGCGGGCCGAGAAGTCCGGTGCGCGGCTCGTGCGCGACTACAGCGGGCTGTATTCGCTGATGTCGGACATGAATGTCCTGGGCGATGTCGACTTCGACTGGGGCCTGGCGGTGACGGGCAAATGA